From Xanthomonas citri pv. mangiferaeindicae:
CCCAAGTCGAAGTAGGTGACGCTGCCGATGTGGTTGTTGACGATGTCGACGGCCGAGTTGTAGTTGCCCGCTGAGATGTAGCGGGCCCGCAGGTTGGCGCCGAAGGTGTCACCGCGATAGGCGAGGGTGTTGGTCACGCGCAGCCGCGGGATGCCGGGGCCCGAGAACGCCGAGCCCTGGGAGCCGACGTAGCTCAGCTTGACCTCGCCATCGTCGGTCGTCAGCGCATTGATCCAGGTCGCCAGCGCGCGCCACTGCACCCGCCCGCCGGCCGAGGGCACGAGCCGCGCGGCCGGAAACGTGTAGAGGATCTCGGCGTCGATGCCATCGGTCTTGTACTGAGCGAGATTGACCGGCGTGGAGCGGATCAGCTCGATGCTGCCATTCGCATCGCGGGTGATGCGGCCGCACAGCACCTGGTTGCCGCGGGCGCAGCGGTTGACCACTTCCTGCACGCCCAGCGACATGATCACGTCGTTGATGGTGATGTCGAAGTAATCGATCGAGATGTCGAGACCTTCGGTGAACTGCGGCGTCCAGGCGATGCCGAAGGTCGTGGTGTCGGCCTCTTCCGGGGTCAGGCCGGGATTGCCGCCGCTGATGACCTGGGCCTGTACGGTCTGTCCGGTGATGGGGTCGGCAACGTTGTTCCAGCCGGTCAGCGCAGTGGTGAACAGCTCGGTGAGGTTGGCCGAGCGGATGTCGCGCGAGCGCGTGGCGCGTGCACGCAGCCCCGGCAGGAACTCGTTGGTCGCGCCGGCCTTCCAGGACCAGATCGAACCGGTGGTGTCGTAGTCGCTGATCCGCGCCGCGGCATTGAATTCGAGCTTGTTGAAACCGGGTACGTCGCGCACCAGCGGCACCAGGATCTCGCCGAAGGCTTCCTTGACGCGGAATGCGCCGAACATCGAGGCATGGCTGAACGAGCGGAACGCGCCTGCCGTGTCGAGCGCGCCCGCGGTGCTCTGCTGCCATTCTCGACGCGCCTCCACGCCGAGCGCGACCGAGACATCGCCAGCAGGCAGGGTCCACGGGTCGCCCTGCAGGCTCAGGCCGCCGGCATCGAGCTTGATCAGGGTCTCCTGCGTGGGCGCGCCGGTGACGTAGGCGATGGCCTCGGCGGACGGCGACCCGCTGCCGAACAGGTTGATCGGCACGCAGTCGGTGGTCGGATCGGTCAGGGCCACGCGACAGATCGGCTGGCCGGTCGTGGGACTGAGCACCGAATCGACTGCGCGTGCGTAGTTGTCGCGCAGCAAGAAGCCGGGATTGCGCATGTCCTGACGGTACTCGCCATGCGTGTAGTACGAGCGCCAGGTCCAGCCAGCACCGAGTGCGCCGTCGATCGCCAGCGTGGCTTCGGTGGTCTTGCGCTGGAAATCGATCGTCGCGTACGCGAAGTCGGAATTGAATCGTCCCATCTGGAACGACGACTCGCCGGCCGCGGCCAGCGCATCGCGTACCGGTGTGGGCAGGAACGCGTTGTCGGCCGAGATCCGCAGGCGGGTGCTGCCGCGGTTGTGGTCGCCGAACCACGGGTAATCGTTGTACATCCGCGAATGCCGGACATCGAGGGTGAGCCGGGTGTCATCGGTCAGGTCGAAGTAGGCGGTGCCCATCGTTGCGTAGCGACGCTGCGGGGTGACCAGCGGGCTGAAGTGGTCCGCGCTCGGGCCGTTGCCGCCGACCATCTGTGTGCCGCCGACCACGCGCCCGTACTTGAACGGACGCAAGGATCCGTCCGGCTCGAAGGCCTGGCCGGCGAGCGCGCCCGACAGGATCAGGCCGCCGTAGGCAGCGTCGGCAATCGACACGCCGTGGGTGAGCACGAAGCGGCCGTTGCCGTCGGGCAACGTCGCCCAGCCGGCAACGTCCGGCCGGCGCGATCTGGGCACCAGGCCATCGTTGTCGAGGAATTCGGCGCCCAGCACCAGGTGGCCGCGGCCACCGAACAACTCGCGACCGAAGGCCGCTTCGAAACGCCGTTCGTTGGCGTCGCCGCGATCGGAGACGCCGAACTGCGTGCCGAGCTTGGTGCCGACGAAGGTCCGGTCGATGGCGATGTTGACCACGCC
This genomic window contains:
- a CDS encoding outer membrane receptor protein; amino-acid sequence: MPRSNRLRSSLIHAAILAALSALSAPIAIAAEPRQVEVAAGDLADALDALARQFDVNAIYPARQVRGLRTDGVSGLLEPRAAFEALLDGTSLDVTEENGSILIRLPDDGTATPGAAIGATSGNAATNLDTVQVRASSSRLDRPGFDAPTPTTSLSAQDLAVGGRPNIAAALNDLPQFRAGVSPQTTGTNTDAGSAPVDLRALGVNRTLVLIDGRRFSSTNDLNTIPSVMVQGADIVTGGASAAWGSGAVSGVVNIAIDRTFVGTKLGTQFGVSDRGDANERRFEAAFGRELFGGRGHLVLGAEFLDNDGLVPRSRRPDVAGWATLPDGNGRFVLTHGVSIADAAYGGLILSGALAGQAFEPDGSLRPFKYGRVVGGTQMVGGNGPSADHFSPLVTPQRRYATMGTAYFDLTDDTRLTLDVRHSRMYNDYPWFGDHNRGSTRLRISADNAFLPTPVRDALAAAGESSFQMGRFNSDFAYATIDFQRKTTEATLAIDGALGAGWTWRSYYTHGEYRQDMRNPGFLLRDNYARAVDSVLSPTTGQPICRVALTDPTTDCVPINLFGSGSPSAEAIAYVTGAPTQETLIKLDAGGLSLQGDPWTLPAGDVSVALGVEARREWQQSTAGALDTAGAFRSFSHASMFGAFRVKEAFGEILVPLVRDVPGFNKLEFNAAARISDYDTTGSIWSWKAGATNEFLPGLRARATRSRDIRSANLTELFTTALTGWNNVADPITGQTVQAQVISGGNPGLTPEEADTTTFGIAWTPQFTEGLDISIDYFDITINDVIMSLGVQEVVNRCARGNQVLCGRITRDANGSIELIRSTPVNLAQYKTDGIDAEILYTFPAARLVPSAGGRVQWRALATWINALTTDDGEVKLSYVGSQGSAFSGPGIPRLRVTNTLAYRGDTFGANLRARYISAGNYNSAVDIVNNHIGSVTYFDLGMSMRTAAFADSDLELYANINNLLDKGPPASSAFSAYYDVLGRYYSVGARLRF